Proteins found in one Aquibium microcysteis genomic segment:
- a CDS encoding manganese/iron ABC transporter ATP-binding protein, whose product MNAPARVQADEAPPGIVASDIAVTYRNGHTALSDVSFSIPQGSITALVGVNGSGKSTLFKAIMGFVPLSRGSVSILGQPAGRARDRNAVAYVPQAEEVDWNFPVLVEDVVMMGRYGHMNFLRIPRRADKDKVAAALDRVGMTAFRKRQIGELSGGQKKRVFLARALAQEGRVILLDEPFTGVDVTTEEAIVTLLRDLRAEGRVMLVSTHNLGSVPEFCDRAILVNRTVLAAGPTSEVFTRANLEVAFGGVLRHFVLGGADLHDDADRRQVTVITDDERPFVFYGEEGVDGAAASRSAQAPGDARPSAPEERG is encoded by the coding sequence GTGAACGCACCAGCCAGGGTCCAGGCAGACGAAGCGCCGCCCGGGATCGTAGCCAGCGACATCGCCGTGACCTACCGGAACGGGCACACGGCGCTTTCCGACGTCAGTTTCTCCATCCCGCAGGGGTCGATCACGGCGCTGGTCGGGGTCAACGGCAGCGGCAAGTCGACCCTCTTCAAGGCCATCATGGGCTTCGTGCCGCTGTCGCGGGGCTCGGTCTCCATCCTGGGCCAGCCGGCCGGCCGCGCCCGCGACCGCAACGCCGTCGCCTATGTTCCCCAGGCCGAGGAGGTCGACTGGAACTTCCCCGTCCTGGTCGAGGACGTGGTGATGATGGGCCGCTACGGCCACATGAATTTCCTGCGCATTCCCCGTCGCGCCGACAAGGACAAGGTGGCCGCCGCGCTCGACCGGGTCGGCATGACGGCATTCCGCAAGCGCCAGATCGGCGAACTCTCGGGGGGACAGAAGAAGCGCGTCTTCCTCGCCCGCGCGCTGGCCCAGGAGGGCCGTGTCATCCTCCTCGACGAGCCCTTCACCGGCGTCGACGTCACCACCGAGGAAGCGATCGTCACGCTGCTGCGCGATCTGCGCGCGGAGGGGCGCGTCATGCTGGTCTCCACGCACAACCTCGGCAGCGTGCCGGAGTTCTGCGACCGCGCCATCCTCGTCAACCGCACCGTGCTGGCGGCCGGCCCGACGAGCGAAGTCTTCACCCGCGCCAATCTGGAAGTCGCCTTCGGCGGCGTGCTGCGCCACTTCGTGCTCGGGGGCGCCGACCTGCACGACGACGCCGACAGGCGCCAGGTCACCGTCATCACCGACGACGAACGGCCCTTCGTGTTCTACGGCGAGGAAGGCGTCGACGGTGCGGCGGCGAGCCGGTCGGCGCAGGCCCCGGGCGACGCGAGGCCCTCGGCACCCGAGGAACGGGGCTGA